DNA sequence from the Rhizobium lusitanum genome:
GAGATCTAACATGTGGCCGATCTTCAAGACGTTGTTATCTGGCTCGAAGTTGTTAAACGTGACGGCTGGCGAGATCGTTCTCGCTACTTCACAAGAAAGCGGTGTCTCCCGCCACTCGTTTTTCGAATGGCGTGTCAAAGAATCCATTGATAAATCCGACGTCTTTATCGCGGTTAAAATGCGGCCCGACAGCTATGCAGGACCGGAAGGCTCCGTCAAAAATTATATCAACTTCGATGTTGATACGGCCATTAGGCTTCGCGATAGCTTGAATGAGTGCATCGAGTTTGCGCGCAAATATCAAGAGGCTCGCGTGGGTGCCTCGGATAGCAACGCTAACGAAATCGCGTAATTGCGGTCAGAGGAGCGGTTTAGCTACCCTGCATGATGTCTAACGCGCCCGGCTCTGGCGCAGCATTGACCAGCTATAAAGCACCAGCCCAGCCCAGATCAGCGAGAAGGCGGTCATCTGCGTTGTGCCGAAAGGCTCCTTGAACAGGAAGACGGCGATGAGGAAGATCATCGTCGGCGCGATATACTGCATGATGCCGATGGTGGAGAGCCTGAGCAGCTTCGCCCCATTGGCGAAGATCATCAGCGGCAGGGCGGTCACCAGGCCGCAACCGAGCAGAAGCGCCGTATCCGAGATGCCCGTGCGGTAGAGATGGCCTTCGCCGCGCGCTTCCAGATAGAGAATGTAAAGTATCGCCGGGATGCAGAGCAGCAGCACCTCCAGGAAGAAGCCTTGGTTTGCTCCAACCGGCAATGTCTTGCGGAAAAAGGCATAGAAGCCCCAGGATAAGGTCAGCGTCAACGCCACCCAGGGCACGGTGCCGGCCTCGATGGTCAGAAGGACCACTGCCGCCGCTGCAAGGCAGATCGCGGCAATCTGCAGCGGTGCCAGCTTCTCCTTCAACAGCACGGCGCCGAGCGCGATACTGAACAGCGGATTGATGAAATAGCCGAGCGCCGCATCGAGCGAATGTCCGGCGCTGATCGCCCAGACATAGGTTCCCCAGTTGATGGTCACCAGCGTCGCCGTCAGCGACGCCATGGCGACCGTGCGTGGACTGCTGAGCGCCACCTTGATATCGCCCATGCGGCCGAGCGCTAAAAGGACAATGCCGGCGACGGGAACGGACCACAAAATTCGGTGGGCGACGACCTCTATGGCGGGAATATGCGCCATAGTCTTCATGTAAAGTGGCAGAACGCCCCAGAAGAGATAGGCCGTCAGCGCGAAGCCGAAGCCGCGAAGGCTGTCTCCATTCTTGACGTCAGGTGCGACCGTATCGGTGGCCATTGGTGTTTCCCGCCCATGTTGTTTTATTTGGGACGGGATTACTCCAAAGCGTGACGCAGGGCCAATTCATTTCCTTGACGGCATGGTCAAGGTTTTTGATGAACGGCGGATCACTCCGCCGCTATTCTGCCCGCCATATGCCGGTTCTTCATCAGCTTGTAGATGACCGAATCCATCAGCGCCTGGAAAGAGGCGTCGATGATGTTTTCCGAAACGCCGACCGTCCACCAGCGCACGCCGTCGCTATCCGTGGATTCGATCAGGACGCGGGTCACGGCCCCGGTGCCGCCATTGAGGATACGCACCTTGAAGTCGGCCAGTTCCAGATCATCGATCTCGTGGTGGTATTTGCCGAAATCCTTGCGCAGCGCCAGGTCGAGCGCATTGACCGGGCCGTCGCCTTCGGCAACCGACATGATGGTCTGGCCGTCGATGATCATTTTGACCACCGCTTCCGAGACGGTCTTCACCCGGCCATGGGAATCGAAGCGGCGCTCCACCATGACACGGAAGCCGTCGACGGCGAAGAAGTCCGGAATGGCGCCGAGCGTGCGGCGCGCCAGAAGCTCGAAACTGGCGTCGGCACCCTCGTAAGCGTAACCGGTGGCTTCCCGTTCCTTGACGATCTGGATCAGCCGGTCAAGCTTCGGGTCGTCCTTGCCGACTTCGATGCCGCGCCGCTTCAGCGCATTGATGAAGTTGGACTTGCCGCCCTGGTCAGAGACCATAACCTTGCGGAAATTGCCGACAGTTTCCGGCGGCACATGCTCATAGGTGCGGGGGTCCTTCAGCAGTGCCGAGGCGTGGATGCCGGCCTTGGTCGCAAAGGCGGAGGCGCCGACATAGGGTGCCTGGTGGTCCGGCGAACGGTTCAGCAACTCGTCGAAGGCGTGCGACAGGCTGGTCAACCCCAACAGCCGTTCGCCATCGATCGTCGTTTCGAAACGCTCGCTATAGGTTCTCTTCAATGCCAGCGTCGGGATCAGCGTGATCAGGTTGGCATTGCCGCAGCGTTCGCCGATGCCGTTGAGCGTGCCCTGGATCTGCCGCACGCCGGCTTCGACGGCGGCAAGCGAATTGGCGACCGCCTGGCCGGTATCATTATGGGCATGAATGCCAAGACAGTGCCCCGGAACGCCCTCAGCGATCACGGCTTCGACGATGGCGCGCACTTCCGGCGGCTGCGTGCCGCCATTGGT
Encoded proteins:
- the rarD gene encoding EamA family transporter RarD, producing the protein MATDTVAPDVKNGDSLRGFGFALTAYLFWGVLPLYMKTMAHIPAIEVVAHRILWSVPVAGIVLLALGRMGDIKVALSSPRTVAMASLTATLVTINWGTYVWAISAGHSLDAALGYFINPLFSIALGAVLLKEKLAPLQIAAICLAAAAVVLLTIEAGTVPWVALTLTLSWGFYAFFRKTLPVGANQGFFLEVLLLCIPAILYILYLEARGEGHLYRTGISDTALLLGCGLVTALPLMIFANGAKLLRLSTIGIMQYIAPTMIFLIAVFLFKEPFGTTQMTAFSLIWAGLVLYSWSMLRQSRAR
- the cimA gene encoding citramalate synthase — encoded protein: MTREKIYLFDTTLRDGQQTPGIDFSVEDKISIATMLDEFGLDYVEGGYPGANPTDTAFFNEKRTQKASFVAFGMTKRAGVSTSNDPGLATLLQAKADAICFVAKSWDYHVKVALGCTNEENLESIAESVNAAVGAGKEALVDCEHFFDGYKANPTYALACAKTAYEAGARWVVLCDTNGGTQPPEVRAIVEAVIAEGVPGHCLGIHAHNDTGQAVANSLAAVEAGVRQIQGTLNGIGERCGNANLITLIPTLALKRTYSERFETTIDGERLLGLTSLSHAFDELLNRSPDHQAPYVGASAFATKAGIHASALLKDPRTYEHVPPETVGNFRKVMVSDQGGKSNFINALKRRGIEVGKDDPKLDRLIQIVKEREATGYAYEGADASFELLARRTLGAIPDFFAVDGFRVMVERRFDSHGRVKTVSEAVVKMIIDGQTIMSVAEGDGPVNALDLALRKDFGKYHHEIDDLELADFKVRILNGGTGAVTRVLIESTDSDGVRWWTVGVSENIIDASFQALMDSVIYKLMKNRHMAGRIAAE